In one window of Rhizobium sp. ACO-34A DNA:
- a CDS encoding AAA family ATPase encodes MGMMPVPEAPLDEKAIIAAAEKALADIATIRGEVSKVIFGQEKVVENTLLAILSGGHALLVGVPGLAKTKLVTTLGTVLGLDANRIQFTPDLMPSDILGTEVMDQDENGRRSFRFVKGPVFAQLLMADEINRASPRTQSALLQSMQEYHVTIAGQAYDLPSPFHVLATQNPLEQEGTYPLPEAQLDRFLLQVDVGYPELAAERQILLETTGLSEARATSVVTAERLIEIQKLIRQMPVSESVVDAILSLVRSARPGQGNAETDKNVAWGPGPRAGQALMLCARARALYEGRLAPSLDDVYALAEPVLEHRMALAFSARAEGMSVRDVIAGLVSRARG; translated from the coding sequence ATGGGAATGATGCCTGTGCCGGAAGCCCCCCTCGATGAAAAGGCCATCATTGCAGCTGCCGAAAAGGCGCTGGCCGATATTGCCACCATTCGCGGCGAAGTCTCCAAGGTGATCTTCGGCCAGGAAAAAGTGGTTGAGAACACGCTTTTGGCCATCCTGTCGGGTGGCCATGCCCTGCTGGTCGGGGTTCCGGGCCTCGCCAAGACCAAGCTCGTCACCACACTCGGCACCGTTCTCGGGCTCGACGCCAACCGCATCCAGTTCACGCCGGACCTGATGCCATCCGATATCCTCGGCACCGAGGTGATGGACCAGGACGAAAACGGCCGGCGCTCCTTCCGCTTCGTCAAGGGACCGGTCTTCGCCCAGCTTCTGATGGCCGACGAAATCAACCGCGCCAGCCCGCGCACCCAGTCGGCGCTTCTGCAGTCCATGCAGGAATACCACGTCACCATCGCCGGACAGGCCTATGACCTTCCCTCGCCGTTCCACGTTCTCGCCACGCAAAACCCACTGGAACAGGAAGGCACCTATCCACTGCCCGAAGCCCAGCTCGACCGCTTCCTGCTGCAGGTCGATGTCGGTTATCCGGAGCTTGCCGCCGAACGCCAGATCCTCCTCGAAACAACCGGCCTTTCCGAAGCGCGCGCAACCAGCGTCGTAACAGCCGAACGGCTGATCGAGATCCAGAAACTCATCCGCCAGATGCCCGTTTCCGAAAGCGTTGTGGATGCGATCCTGTCGCTCGTGCGCTCCGCCCGCCCGGGTCAGGGCAATGCGGAAACCGACAAGAACGTCGCCTGGGGTCCCGGCCCGCGCGCCGGTCAGGCACTCATGCTCTGCGCCCGCGCCCGCGCGCTTTATGAAGGACGCCTCGCACCGTCGCTCGATGACGTTTATGCGCTTGCCGAACCGGTGCTTGAACACCGCATGGCGCTTGCCTTCTCGGCTCGTGCGGAAGGCATGTCGGTACGCGATGTGATCGCTGGCCTCGTCAGCCGTGCTCGCGGCTGA
- a CDS encoding DUF58 domain-containing protein, producing the protein MASIGQIVEQTPSSDALSRARQRAALVPDCMVEARRIANTVIAGWHGRRKRGIGENFWQFRPYSEGESFARIDWRRSARDDHTYIRDHEWQAAHTIWLWADMSPSMMYKSTLASVSKESRALVLMLALAEILARSGERIGCPGVMEPVSARNAAERLAAALIHAPATSGLPDTGMIRGMSDIVLIGDFLDDADRIMDRIGPLARRGLRGHVVEIADPAEESFPYTGRTEFTDPETGEKLTSGRAESLREDYRRAYLARRDNLGEALRRLGWSFVPHSTDRLASEALVAVHMYLSGTPPRVSRSNAS; encoded by the coding sequence GTGGCAAGCATTGGCCAGATCGTCGAGCAGACCCCGAGCAGCGATGCGCTGAGCCGCGCCCGTCAGCGCGCAGCCCTGGTGCCCGACTGCATGGTCGAGGCCCGCCGCATCGCCAATACCGTGATCGCCGGCTGGCATGGTCGCCGGAAGCGCGGCATCGGCGAGAATTTCTGGCAGTTTCGCCCCTATTCGGAAGGCGAGAGCTTCGCCCGCATCGACTGGCGGCGCTCCGCTCGCGACGACCACACCTATATCCGCGACCACGAATGGCAGGCAGCGCATACGATCTGGCTGTGGGCCGACATGTCGCCCTCGATGATGTACAAGTCGACGCTTGCTTCCGTTTCCAAGGAGAGCCGCGCGCTGGTGCTGATGCTGGCGCTAGCCGAAATCCTTGCGCGGTCGGGCGAGCGCATCGGCTGCCCCGGCGTCATGGAGCCGGTTTCCGCCCGCAACGCCGCCGAACGGCTCGCCGCAGCGCTTATTCATGCACCGGCCACCAGCGGCCTGCCGGATACCGGCATGATCCGCGGCATGAGCGATATCGTGCTGATCGGCGACTTCCTAGATGACGCCGACCGCATCATGGATCGTATCGGTCCGCTTGCCCGTCGCGGCCTGCGCGGCCATGTGGTCGAGATCGCAGACCCGGCGGAGGAGAGCTTCCCCTATACCGGCCGCACCGAGTTCACCGATCCGGAAACCGGAGAAAAGCTGACATCCGGACGCGCAGAGAGCCTGCGCGAAGACTACCGCCGCGCCTATCTCGCCCGCCGTGACAATCTCGGCGAAGCGCTGCGTCGATTGGGTTGGAGCTTTGTGCCCCACAGCACGGACCGGCTGGCCTCCGAGGCACTGGTCGCCGTGCACATGTATCTCTCCGGCACGCCGCCACGCGTCAGCAGGAGCAATGCCTCATGA
- a CDS encoding RNA-binding protein, translated as MSALPFAFAAPAVLIALAALPLIWWLLKLTPPRPKAEVFPPLRILASVLKREETPSRSPWWLTLLRMAIAALAIFALADPVMNPRNASVSGDGPLVLVIDNGWSTSTDWDRRIATAEALIGDASDASLPVSLVFTADPSHDPVPVAASTALERLHAAAPKPLRPDRERAIGALREALQSTRPGTLVFLSDGLSSRENDTTVADLAALLPYQFRLAEGDGKAAVAITGATNGSNALEVDLSRLSTNGAASVNIEAQDRQGRVIATGMANFRSGENVAKAAVNAPFELRNDFARLSVVGLGTAGATHLLDDGFRRRRVALISGEAGDEFQPLLSPLYYIERALAPYADLMKPDVTDLAVSIPEFLSRNPSVIVLADVGRLPAEVYDPLQRWISRGGTLIRFAGPRLAAAPSGDPLLPVVLRQGERALGGALSWAEPQPLADFPRFGPFAGMARPQDILVKRQVLAEPTPDLTERTWASLADGTPLVTVRENGAGRIVLFHVSAEATWSDLPISGHFVEMLRRLIQLSRVGTTTEGSDATAPALPPYRLLTASGTMTSEAGTARPLSLGNERPQASTFDNPPGLYGTEDGFVALNLLPTGSELTPLPQDANVQVSREPLAGSAAKPLKPALLSIAFALLVLDSLVVLFMNGVFARLPGSTTRAGRATTTGIAMMLAALLALPDDLRSADTKPGDELILERLDNTHLAYVITGEPEVDRISERGLIGLTDFLTYRTTLEPAPPVGLDISKDELSFYPIIFWPVSATAPMPSAAAISRIDAYMRAGGTVLFDTRDQISALGGDAGPSANGERLQAILATIDIPPLEPVPSDHVLARSFYLLSNFPGRYTGSPLWVEARQEAKTANSAVASAGDGVSPILITGNDMLAAWAIEDSGAPMMPTVPPDEMQREMSYRAGVNIMMYMLTGNYKADQVHIPDLLERLGQ; from the coding sequence ATGAGCGCATTGCCCTTTGCCTTCGCCGCCCCTGCCGTTCTGATTGCCCTTGCCGCCCTGCCGCTGATCTGGTGGTTGCTCAAGCTCACCCCACCCCGCCCCAAGGCAGAGGTATTTCCACCGCTCAGAATTCTGGCTTCGGTCCTCAAGCGGGAGGAAACGCCGTCGAGAAGCCCGTGGTGGCTGACCCTGTTGCGCATGGCGATTGCCGCACTTGCCATCTTCGCGCTCGCCGATCCGGTGATGAACCCGCGCAACGCCTCCGTATCGGGCGATGGCCCGCTGGTCCTCGTCATCGACAACGGCTGGTCGACATCGACCGACTGGGACCGCCGGATCGCGACCGCCGAGGCGCTGATCGGTGACGCCTCCGACGCCAGCCTGCCGGTATCGCTCGTCTTCACCGCCGATCCAAGCCACGATCCCGTGCCTGTTGCTGCCAGCACCGCGCTGGAAAGACTGCATGCAGCCGCGCCGAAGCCTTTGCGGCCCGACCGTGAGCGCGCCATCGGCGCGCTCCGAGAAGCACTCCAGTCCACCCGTCCCGGCACGCTCGTCTTCCTCTCCGACGGTCTTTCGTCGCGCGAAAACGACACGACCGTGGCCGACCTCGCGGCCCTTTTACCCTATCAGTTCAGGCTGGCCGAGGGTGACGGCAAGGCTGCCGTCGCCATCACCGGCGCGACCAACGGTTCCAACGCCCTGGAAGTCGACCTTTCGCGACTTTCCACCAACGGCGCGGCCAGCGTGAACATCGAGGCGCAGGATAGGCAGGGCCGCGTGATCGCCACCGGCATGGCTAATTTCCGCAGCGGAGAAAACGTGGCGAAGGCCGCGGTCAATGCGCCGTTCGAATTGCGCAACGATTTCGCCCGTCTCTCCGTCGTCGGCCTCGGCACCGCCGGCGCCACCCATCTTCTGGACGATGGTTTCCGCCGCCGCCGCGTCGCGCTGATTTCCGGCGAGGCGGGCGACGAGTTCCAGCCGCTGCTTTCGCCGCTCTATTATATCGAACGCGCGCTCGCGCCCTATGCAGACCTGATGAAGCCCGACGTCACGGATCTTGCCGTGTCGATCCCGGAATTCCTGTCGCGCAATCCCTCCGTCATCGTACTCGCCGATGTCGGGCGTCTGCCCGCTGAAGTCTACGATCCGCTGCAGCGCTGGATTTCGCGCGGCGGAACGCTGATCCGCTTTGCCGGCCCGCGCCTTGCGGCCGCTCCTTCCGGCGACCCGCTGCTTCCCGTCGTCCTGCGTCAGGGTGAGCGGGCGCTCGGCGGCGCCCTGTCATGGGCTGAACCCCAGCCGCTGGCAGACTTCCCGCGCTTCGGTCCCTTCGCCGGCATGGCCCGTCCGCAGGACATCCTCGTCAAGCGGCAGGTGCTTGCCGAACCGACGCCCGACCTTACCGAACGCACCTGGGCAAGCCTTGCCGACGGAACGCCGCTCGTCACCGTCCGGGAAAACGGCGCAGGCCGTATCGTGCTTTTCCATGTCAGCGCGGAAGCCACATGGTCGGATCTGCCGATCTCGGGCCACTTCGTCGAAATGCTCCGCCGCCTCATTCAGCTTTCGCGCGTCGGCACCACCACCGAAGGCAGCGACGCGACGGCTCCGGCCCTCCCGCCCTATCGCCTGCTGACAGCTTCAGGCACCATGACCAGCGAAGCCGGAACCGCCCGCCCCTTGAGCCTTGGGAACGAACGTCCCCAAGCATCGACCTTCGACAATCCACCGGGCCTCTATGGCACAGAGGACGGTTTCGTCGCCCTGAACCTTCTGCCCACGGGCAGCGAACTGACGCCGCTTCCGCAGGATGCCAATGTACAGGTCTCGCGCGAGCCGCTTGCCGGCTCCGCTGCCAAGCCCCTGAAACCGGCGCTCCTGTCGATCGCCTTTGCGCTGCTCGTGCTGGATAGTCTGGTTGTACTTTTCATGAACGGCGTCTTTGCCCGCCTTCCCGGCAGCACGACAAGGGCCGGCCGCGCCACCACCACCGGCATCGCCATGATGCTGGCCGCACTGCTGGCGCTTCCCGACGACCTGCGCTCCGCCGACACCAAGCCCGGCGACGAACTGATCCTCGAGCGGCTGGACAACACCCACCTCGCCTATGTCATCACCGGCGAACCGGAAGTGGACCGTATCTCGGAACGCGGGCTTATCGGCCTCACCGATTTCCTCACCTACCGGACGACGCTCGAACCCGCCCCTCCGGTGGGCCTCGACATTTCCAAGGACGAACTGTCCTTCTACCCGATCATCTTCTGGCCGGTATCGGCGACCGCGCCCATGCCCTCGGCCGCCGCCATCAGCCGTATCGACGCCTATATGCGCGCCGGCGGCACCGTGCTCTTCGATACCCGCGACCAGATCTCCGCCCTCGGGGGCGATGCCGGCCCGAGCGCCAATGGCGAGCGTCTCCAGGCGATCCTCGCCACCATCGACATTCCGCCGCTGGAACCCGTTCCGTCCGACCATGTACTGGCGCGGTCGTTTTATCTGCTGTCGAATTTCCCCGGTCGCTACACCGGCAGCCCCCTTTGGGTCGAGGCCAGGCAGGAAGCGAAAACGGCGAATAGCGCCGTGGCCTCTGCAGGCGATGGCGTCTCTCCCATTCTGATTACCGGTAACGACATGCTTGCCGCCTGGGCAATCGAGGACAGCGGCGCCCCGATGATGCCGACCGTGCCCCCGGACGAGATGCAGCGGGAAATGTCCTACCGCGCTGGTGTGAACATCATGATGTACATGCTGACCGGCAACTACAAGGCCGATCAGGTGCACATTCCCGACCTGCTGGAACGGTTGGGCCAGTGA